The Fusobacterium necrophorum subsp. necrophorum genome has a window encoding:
- a CDS encoding VOC family protein, with protein sequence MEKDLRPMRMHHVGIITPTMEKAEEFLERWGLEIDYRGYVKAYKADLIFTKYGDNSSPIELIIPNEGSVLKSFNQGNGGIAHIAFEVDDIEAWRTHFEGKGMKMLEREAVEGTEDIIVNFLRPKYNDGILVELVQTVGPINREFKK encoded by the coding sequence ATGGAAAAAGATTTAAGACCAATGAGGATGCACCATGTGGGGATTATCACTCCAACTATGGAAAAGGCAGAAGAATTTTTAGAAAGATGGGGATTGGAAATCGATTATCGAGGATATGTAAAGGCATACAAAGCAGATTTGATTTTTACAAAATATGGAGATAACAGCAGTCCAATTGAATTGATTATTCCAAATGAAGGAAGTGTTCTTAAGAGTTTTAATCAGGGAAATGGAGGAATTGCACACATTGCCTTTGAAGTAGATGATATTGAAGCTTGGAGAACTCACTTTGAAGGAAAAGGAATGAAAATGTTGGAAAGAGAAGCTGTGGAGGGAACAGAAGATATTATTGTTAATTTCTTAAGACCTAAATACAACGATGGTATTTTAGTAGAACTAGTACAAACAGTAGGACCAATCAACAGAGAATTCAAAAAATAA
- a CDS encoding acyl-CoA dehydratase activase: protein MYTVGVDIGSSSSKVVILKDGTEIVSQSAIQSGIGSNRAIVALEDNLKKANLTKEDIGFTVVTGYGRFTFEGADKQISEISCHARGIHFLLPDVRTIIDIGGQDAKAISLDEKGHVRQFFMNDKCAAGTGRFLTVMARVLEISLDEMGTYDALSKNPCNISSTCAVFAESEVISQLAKGNTKEDVIAGVHNSVAHKILGLVYRTSMEEKFAICGGVAQNTGALRAIREALKKEVIVAPNPQLTGALGAAIFAYDELKKLRKGE from the coding sequence ATGTATACAGTTGGAGTGGATATAGGTTCTTCTTCTTCAAAAGTAGTGATATTAAAGGATGGAACAGAGATTGTAAGTCAATCGGCAATTCAGTCGGGAATTGGAAGTAATCGAGCCATTGTTGCTTTGGAAGATAATTTGAAAAAAGCAAACTTGACGAAGGAAGATATTGGTTTTACAGTTGTTACTGGATATGGACGCTTTACTTTTGAAGGAGCAGATAAACAAATCAGCGAGATTAGTTGTCATGCCAGGGGGATTCATTTTTTATTACCGGATGTGAGAACCATTATTGACATTGGTGGACAAGATGCCAAAGCGATCAGCTTAGATGAAAAAGGTCATGTAAGACAGTTTTTTATGAATGACAAATGTGCAGCAGGGACGGGACGATTTTTAACTGTAATGGCACGTGTACTAGAGATTTCCTTAGATGAGATGGGAACTTATGATGCTCTTTCTAAAAATCCTTGTAATATTAGTAGTACTTGTGCTGTATTTGCAGAATCAGAAGTGATTTCTCAATTGGCAAAGGGAAATACCAAAGAGGATGTCATTGCAGGAGTACATAATTCTGTCGCTCATAAGATATTAGGTTTAGTATATCGTACTTCTATGGAAGAAAAATTTGCGATTTGTGGTGGTGTTGCTCAGAATACAGGTGCATTGCGTGCAATACGGGAAGCTTTGAAAAAAGAAGTAATCGTTGCTCCTAATCCACAATTAACAGGAGCATTAGGAGCTGCAATTTTTGCTTATGATGAGCTGAAAAAATTAAGAAAGGGTGAATAA
- a CDS encoding 2-hydroxyacyl-CoA dehydratase family protein, which yields MSETINLDEMSAKQLLGYYQEKLDEEARQAKREGKLVCWSASVAPPEFCVTMDIAMVYPETHAAGIGARKGSLDLLEVADEKGYSLDICSYARVNLGYMELLKQQALTGETPEKLANSPAAKVPLPDLVITCNNICNTLLKWYENLAKELNIPCIVIDVPFNHTMPITKHSKEYIADQFKYAIQQLEEITGKKFDYDKFLEVQEQTQRSVYQWNRLAALAHYKPSPLNGFDLFNFMALIVCARSRDYAEITFKKFADELEENLKNEVYAFKGAEKNRVTWEGIAVWPYLGHTFKSLKGMGSIMTGSAYPGIWNLTYTPGDMESMAEAYTRVYINTCLQNKADVLSKIVTDGKCDGILYHLNRSCKLMSFLNVETAELVEKATGVPYVSFDGDQTDPRNFAPAQFDTRVQALNEMMEVNNETK from the coding sequence ATGTCAGAAACAATCAATTTAGATGAAATGTCAGCAAAACAATTATTAGGTTATTATCAAGAAAAATTGGATGAAGAAGCAAGACAGGCAAAAAGAGAAGGAAAATTAGTTTGTTGGTCTGCTTCCGTTGCTCCACCAGAATTTTGTGTAACTATGGATATTGCTATGGTGTATCCAGAAACTCATGCAGCAGGAATTGGAGCTAGAAAAGGGTCGTTAGATTTGCTAGAAGTAGCAGATGAAAAAGGGTATTCTTTAGATATTTGTTCTTATGCAAGAGTAAATTTGGGGTATATGGAGTTGTTGAAACAACAAGCCTTAACTGGGGAAACTCCTGAAAAATTAGCAAACTCTCCGGCTGCAAAAGTTCCTTTACCAGATTTAGTTATTACATGTAATAACATTTGTAATACTTTGTTAAAATGGTATGAAAACTTGGCAAAAGAATTAAATATTCCATGTATTGTAATTGATGTTCCATTCAATCACACTATGCCAATTACAAAACATTCAAAAGAATATATTGCAGATCAATTTAAATATGCAATTCAACAATTAGAAGAAATTACAGGAAAGAAATTTGACTATGATAAATTCTTAGAAGTGCAAGAGCAAACACAAAGATCTGTATATCAATGGAATCGTTTAGCAGCTCTTGCTCACTACAAACCTTCTCCATTAAATGGTTTCGATTTATTTAACTTCATGGCTTTAATTGTATGTGCTAGAAGTAGAGATTATGCAGAGATTACTTTCAAGAAATTTGCAGATGAATTGGAAGAAAACTTGAAAAATGAAGTATATGCGTTCAAAGGAGCTGAAAAGAACAGAGTTACTTGGGAAGGAATTGCAGTATGGCCTTACCTTGGACACACTTTCAAGTCTTTAAAAGGAATGGGAAGTATCATGACCGGTTCTGCATATCCAGGAATTTGGAATTTAACATATACTCCTGGAGATATGGAATCTATGGCGGAAGCATATACAAGAGTCTACATTAATACTTGCTTACAAAATAAAGCGGATGTCCTTTCTAAAATTGTAACAGATGGAAAATGTGATGGAATACTATATCATTTGAATAGAAGTTGTAAACTGATGAGTTTCTTGAATGTGGAAACTGCTGAATTAGTTGAAAAAGCGACTGGAGTGCCATATGTAAGTTTCGATGGAGACCAAACAGATCCGAGAAATTTCGCACCGGCTCAATTTGATACAAGAGTACAAGCTTTAAATGAAATGATGGAAGTTAATAACGAAACAAAATAA